A genomic region of Streptomyces sp. NBC_00247 contains the following coding sequences:
- a CDS encoding oxidoreductase, with the protein MSTTASDPLAALAALPGVPDSVGSVRKAVDQVYGHRVMRRRSNEVTSEAALRGARGSAALSGADWNLEEVRRRTDFSGDSEARTVGAALRLTAEAGQLLSIWRQSPLRVLARLHLVAAGGATPDDAVGRPRLAGETVDEPLVEAPLPDADEVAGRLEGLSRLIIDGSTAPALVTSAIVHGELLALRPFGSCNGLVARTAERIVLIGSGLDPKSICPAEVGHAEQGRAAYVAAFEGYLSGTPEGMAAWIAHCGRAVELGVRESTAVCEALQRGAA; encoded by the coding sequence ATGAGTACGACTGCCTCGGACCCGCTCGCCGCTCTCGCCGCCCTGCCAGGGGTCCCCGACTCCGTGGGCTCGGTCCGCAAGGCCGTGGACCAGGTCTACGGCCACCGCGTGATGCGCCGCCGGAGCAACGAGGTGACCTCGGAGGCCGCGCTGCGCGGAGCGCGTGGTTCGGCGGCGCTGTCGGGCGCCGACTGGAACCTCGAAGAGGTGCGCCGCCGTACCGACTTCAGCGGCGATTCCGAGGCGCGGACGGTGGGCGCTGCGCTGCGCCTCACGGCCGAAGCCGGTCAACTGCTCTCCATCTGGCGGCAGTCGCCCCTGCGGGTACTGGCCAGACTCCACCTGGTGGCCGCCGGAGGCGCGACCCCCGACGACGCGGTGGGCCGGCCCCGGCTGGCCGGGGAGACGGTGGACGAGCCACTGGTGGAGGCACCTCTGCCGGATGCCGACGAGGTGGCCGGGCGACTCGAAGGGCTGTCGCGGCTCATCATCGACGGCAGTACCGCGCCCGCCCTGGTCACCTCCGCGATCGTGCACGGCGAACTCCTCGCGCTGCGTCCCTTCGGTTCGTGCAACGGGCTGGTGGCCCGGACCGCCGAGCGCATCGTGCTGATCGGCAGCGGCTTGGACCCGAAGTCGATCTGCCCGGCCGAGGTCGGCCATGCGGAGCAGGGCCGGGCCGCCTACGTGGCGGCGTTCGAGGGGTACTTGTCGGGTACGCCCGAGGGGATGGCGGCCTGGATCGCGCACTGCGGGCGTGCGGTGGAACTGGGCGTCAGGGAGTCGACAGCGGTCTGCGAGGCGCTGCAGCGCGGCGCTGCCTGA
- a CDS encoding ATP-binding protein, with protein MKIAFVGKGGSGKTTLSSLFIRHLAANEAHVIAVDADINQHLGAALGLDEQEAAALPSMGAELPLIKDYLRGSNPRIASAETMIKTTPPGEGSRLLRVCEDNPVYDACARTVRLDDGDIRLMATGAFDEADLGVACYHSKVGAVELCLNHMVDGPDEYVVVDMTAGSDSFASGMFTRFDMTFLIAEPTRKGVSVYRQYKEYARDFGVTLRVVGNKVQGPEDLDFLRSEVGEDLLVGVGHSDWVRAMEKGRPDRFELLEADNRMALQALQDAAEDSYELRDRERYTRQMVHFHLKNAESWGNEKTGADLAAQVDPAFTLDDRLVTGAVAPV; from the coding sequence ATGAAGATCGCTTTCGTAGGGAAGGGCGGCAGCGGCAAGACCACGCTGTCCTCTCTCTTCATCCGCCACCTCGCCGCCAACGAAGCCCATGTCATCGCCGTGGACGCCGACATCAACCAGCACCTCGGGGCCGCGCTGGGCCTCGACGAGCAGGAGGCGGCAGCGCTCCCGTCGATGGGTGCCGAACTGCCGCTGATCAAGGACTACCTACGCGGCAGCAACCCGCGGATCGCCTCCGCCGAGACGATGATCAAGACCACGCCGCCCGGCGAGGGGTCGCGCCTGCTGCGCGTCTGCGAGGACAACCCGGTCTACGACGCCTGCGCGCGCACGGTGCGCCTCGACGACGGCGACATCCGCCTGATGGCCACGGGTGCGTTCGACGAGGCGGACCTCGGGGTGGCCTGCTACCACTCCAAGGTGGGCGCGGTGGAGCTCTGCCTCAACCACATGGTCGACGGCCCGGACGAGTACGTCGTGGTCGACATGACCGCCGGATCCGACTCGTTCGCCTCGGGGATGTTCACCCGGTTCGACATGACGTTCCTGATCGCCGAACCGACCCGGAAGGGCGTATCGGTGTACCGCCAGTACAAGGAGTACGCGCGGGACTTCGGCGTGACGCTCCGGGTGGTCGGCAACAAGGTTCAGGGCCCGGAGGACCTGGATTTCCTGCGCTCGGAGGTCGGCGAGGACCTGCTCGTCGGAGTCGGCCACTCCGACTGGGTGCGTGCGATGGAGAAGGGCCGGCCGGACCGCTTCGAACTGTTGGAGGCCGACAACAGGATGGCGCTCCAAGCCCTCCAGGACGCGGCCGAGGACTCGTACGAACTGCGCGACCGGGAGCGGTACACGCGCCAGATGGTCCACTTCCATCTGAAGAACGCGGAGAGCTGGGGCAATGAGAAAACGGGCGC